Proteins encoded within one genomic window of Aphelocoma coerulescens isolate FSJ_1873_10779 chromosome 9, UR_Acoe_1.0, whole genome shotgun sequence:
- the KCNE4 gene encoding potassium voltage-gated channel subfamily E member 4 has protein sequence MLKMDHANVTQAMLDAESPSTEKDNSNEYFYILIVMSFYGIFLIGIMLGYMKSKRKEKSSHLLLLYKDEEREWGEAVKPLPTVAGLKSVQIPMMLNMLQESMVPSLSCAICSMEGSSVSSESSSPDVHFTIQEEVLDTELGEVSETPLNESSEGSVENIHKNS, from the coding sequence ATGCTGAAGATGGACCATGCAAATGTGACCCAAGCTATGCTTGATGCTGAATCCCCCAGCACAGAGAAGGACAACAGCAACGAGTACTTTTACATTCTGATTGTCATGTCTTTCTATGGGATCTTCCTGATAGGAATAATGCTTGGCTACATGAAAtccaaaagaaaagagaagtcaTCCCATTTGCTTCTGCTCTATAaagatgaggagagagaatgggGGGAAGCTGTAAAGCCTCTACCAACCGTAGCAGGGCTGAAATCTGTGCAGATCCCCATGATGCTGAACATGCTGCAGGAGAGCATGGTGCCATCCCTGTCCTGTGCCATCTGCTCCATGGAAGGCAGCAGCGTGAGCTCCGAGTCCTCCTCCCCAGACGTGCACTTCACCATCCAGGAGGAAGTGCTGGATACTGAACTAGGGGAAGTGTCAGAAACGCCCCTCAATGAGAGCAGTGAGGGTTCTGTGGAAAACATCCATAAGAACTCCTAG